CTTCTCGACCCGCTCGTCGGACTCAAGGTAGCGCTCGAGCTTGCGTTCGCGCGCGCGGGCTTTGCGCGCCACTTTCTTTGAGCCGCCCTTACCCGAGAGGAAGAACTTCGCATCGCTGTCGTTCGGGGTGCTGGCGAGCTCGACATTCAGCGACTGCGCTTTGAGCCGCTGAATGTCGGCGCTTACCTGGGCAATATGCTCCTGCTGAAGTTTCCAGGCCTCGGCGTGTTGATCGCGCTCGCGTGCGCGTGCCTGGGCGAAGTCGCTATAATTGCCGGTGTAGCTCTTCACCGCGCGCGACGTGGGGTCGAGGTACAGCACGCGCGTCACAGTCTGGTCGAGGAACGCGCGGTCGTGCGACACGACCAACACTGCGCCACGGTAGTCGCGCACGAAGCCCTCAAGCCACTCGAGCGCCGCAACATCAAGGTGGTTGGTCGGCTCGTCGAGCAGCAGCAGGTCGGGCGCGCGCAGCAGCAGCATGGCCAGGCCCAGCCGGGTCTTCTGGCCGCCACTCAGCTGGCGCGCGGGTGTGGCCGGGTCGATCGCCGCGAGGCCCAGGCCGGCCAGCACGGCGGCGGCACGCTGTTCGCGCCCGTAGCCGCCTAGCACCTCGAACCGCACCAGCGCGGCGTCGTACGCCGCCAGCGCCGCGTCGAGCGGAGCCGCACCAGCCAGCGCCTGGGCCGCCCGCTCGAGCTCGGCCTCAGCCGCCACAAACTCGGCCTGCGCCGCCGCCACCACATCGGCCAGCGTACCGTCGGCCAGCGCCTCGGCGAACGACTGCGGCACATAGCCAAGCGACAGGGCCGGTGGCGTCAGCGTGATGCTACCGCTATCGGGCTGCTCTTGGCCGATCAGGCAGCGTAACAGGGTCGATTTGCCGGCGCCGTTCGGGCCGATCAGGCCGACGTGCTCGCCGTCGTTGATCACAAATGAGACACCGGAAAGGATGGGGGTAATCCCAAAGGATTTGTGGAGATTCTGAACCTGAAGCATAGCTGGCGCTCCTCGCTAGGCGAGGCACCACACGGCGCCCCGCGCTACAACACAGCGGCGATGCGAGCGCGCAGTAACATACCAGCTCCTTGCTCAGGCGAGTCCGCCGGCCGCGATCACTCGGGGCACGGTGCGCTCATGCTAGCGCAGATGCGCCGCTTGCGCAATCGGACAAAAGGGGGAAATATACGGCTTGGTGTGGCGGTCGCGGAGCGACCACCACACCAAGCCGAACGTAAAGACGCGCCGTGGCGCGTCTTTGCCAAGCATCCCGGCATAGACAGAAGCCCTTCGTAGCGTGTCCCTGCTGTGAGGAACAAACCAGCGCACGAAACCGTCTATACGATCGTGGCGCGCACGCGCCGTAAGCTTTGGGGAAGAGATCCTATGCGCTTTTCCCGCTCGGTTCTGATATTCGCACTGCTGCTGGCCGGCTGCGGCGTGGCCGAGTCGCCAGCCGCGCAGGATGGCACCACAGCCCTGCCGGCTACCCAGGCGGCGCCCACCAAGGCACCCGAGCCTGGCAGTGCTGCGCCAACCGCTGCGCCCGGCGCCGAGCAGGCCAGCGCGCAGCCTGGGGGCGGGCGGGCCACCTTCACGCCAAACGGCGAGACCGCGCCGCCAGCAGAAAGCGGCCCTTGCGACCAGCCGGCCGGCGACAACACGCCCACCCCCACCCCGCCCGAGCGCAACGAGCTAGGCGAGCCAACCGACCCGTGCGCCACCGCCGAGGCGCAGCAGGGCCAGGGCGGCGCGGCCCAGCCCGGCAGCGGCGGCGGCGCTCAGCCCTGCCCCGCCGGCCCAGCCGACGACCACCCGCCCGCGCTGCCGCAGCCGACCCAGCCCGGCACAGCAGCCGCAGGCTGCGCCACCGCGCAGCCCGTCGGCGTGACCGTAGTAGTGGCGCAGGGCGGCTCGGGCGCAACGCCCACGCCCACGCCAATCCAGGGCCAGCGCGCGGTCGGCCTGCCCAGCCAGGGGCAGACGATCGAGCTGGCGGCTGGCGAGACCTTCGAGCTGCGGCTGGGCGAGGGCATGGACTGGAGCGTGCAGATCGATGACCTGCGCATCGTCGCGCCCGAGCCCGGCAACCTCACCGCCGGCAGCCAGGGCGTCTTCCGCGCGCTGGCGGCGGGCAGCACCAAGCTACACGCCAACGGCGACCCAACCTGCCGCAAGTCGAACCCGCCCTGCGGCGCGCCGTCGTACCTGTTTGAGATTACGATCCTGGTGAGGTAGCATCGATGACGATGCTGAGGCGACCACCCGGGCGCCCCGACGCAGTGATGACGCCGATCGCGATGATGGCGTAGGCGCAGCCGCCACAACAGGCCAAACCCTGTGGGATGGCCGATATCGGCGGCTGCGCCCCTCCGCCCGTTGGATCCATGGAATCACGGTGATCGGCGGGCATGCGCCACATCCCCCACCCCTACGCGCTGACGCCCGCCCCATGGCGCGTGGGCATGCACGGCAGATTCGCCGCATGGGAATGCGCAGAATCGGGGTTCCAAGGGGCAGCGCCCCTGGCGGGGGCGTCGGGGGCCTGGCCCCGACCGGCGCGCGCCGCGAGCGCATGAAGTTGCATAAACGCTGCTAGGTAACATCAGCGAAGCGCGCATAGCTGGCGTAGACCCCACCTGACGCCACCAGCTCCGCGTGGGTGCCCTGCTCGCTAATGCCGTCGTCAGTCAGCACGACGATCCGCTGTGCCTTGCGGATTGTCGAAAGCCGGTGGGCGATCACGATCATCGTGCGGTTGCTGGCGAGCGCCTCGAGCGCCTGCTGCACCGCCCGCTCGCTCTCATTATCTAAAGCGCTTGTGGCTTCATCAAAGATCAGAATGGGCGGGTTTTTCAAGAAAACGCGCGCAATACTCAAGCGCTGCTTCTGCCCACCCGATAATTTTACGCCACGTTGGCCGATATCTGTCGCATAGCCATCGGGTAGCGCCAGAATAAAATCATGCGCATGCGCCTGCTTGGCGGCTTCAATAATGTCTTCCCGCGTGGCATCAGCTCTACCATAGCCGATATTGTCGAGCACTGTCCCGGCAAACAAATACACATCTTGCTGCACAATGCCTATGCTCTTCCGTAATGATCGTAGCGTAACATGCTTGATATTCTCGCCATCGAGCAATATTTCCCCCTGGTTTACGTCATAGAAACGTGGAATCAAAGCACATAGGGTGGTTTTACCAGCGCCTGATGCGCCTACCAGGGCAACATATTCGCCGGCTTTAATCTCGAGCGAGATGTTCTTCAACACATGGTCGTAATCCTCTCGGTACTTAAAGCTTACCGCGTTGAATGCGATAGTTCCCTGCACATGTGTAAGCTCAAGCGCGCCATTCGCATCGCGAATATCCGGCACTACCTCCATGATCTCCATAAACCGCTCAAACCCGGTAATACCTTCTTGGTAGAGTCTGGCAAAGTTTACAAGTCGCTGAATTGGATCGATGATTGCTTCGATGTACAACAAATAGGTTGCCAGATCGGCTACATCTAAAGTAGTACGCACAATCGCAATACTACCAAAGATGATCACCGCAATGGTCATGAGCTGGGTAAAAGTAACCATGCCCTGGTAAAAGTACGCCTCACTCCTATAGCCAGCGCGCCTGCTGGCAATAAACCGGTTGTTCGCATTGGCAAACTTCTCTCTTTCGATTGACTCGTTGGCAAATGACTGTACCACTCGGATACCCGCAAGCGTATCTTCAACTTGCGCGTTAATATCGCCAATCCGATCTTTGCTTGCTCTTAGTGCAATATTCATTCGCCTATTGAAATACACGGCATAAATCAGCATTACGGGCAAGAATAAAAAGATTATCGCGGCGAACTTAACATTTATCATAAACAGAATTGCAAAAACACCAATAAACTTCATTAATCCAATCGTAATATCTTCCGGGCCATGATGGCACAGCTCACTAATCGACTCCAGATCATTAGTGACGCGCGTCATCAGCTGGCCGGTCTTCTGCTGATCATAGAAACCAAACGAAAGCTTTTGATAGTGCTCGAATAAATCACGCCGCATATCACTCTCCATCATAGTTCCGATCATGTGCCCACGATAATCGACGAATGTATTACACAGCGTCTGAATGATCACCAGGGCAAGCATGAGCGCGCCAACCATGTAGATTTGATCTATTGCATTCGATAGATTCCCCCCTACAATATTTTTAGTGATGTACCGCGCACATAGTGGAAATACCAGTGTTATTGCCGAAACAATCAACGCACACACCAGATCTGCAATCACCAATCCCCGGTATGGTTTATAGTACGACAAGAATGTCTTGATTCGACTGCTCATGCTTGTTCTCCTTCACTGGGGCAAAACAAAGCGGCCACGGGTGAAATACTCCCGTGGCCGCGATTGGTATGGTGTATGAATCAAATGGCCACAGGTGTGGTATACACCCGTGGCCGTAGATGGTCTCTTCGCCGTGAATGAATGAGCAGAGATGCAACAAGCGCGTCGACGCGCCGTTAGGCCACGTCGCGACAGCGCACTGCTACACCCTGCTCTTCCGCGACTCTACCGGGGCGCTGCGCTGATACGGCAGGCACCCAGATCGATCGCCGTTGGTTCACCCGGCTTGAAGGGACTTTTTTGGTTAAAAGGCGCGCTCCACAAACGAGCCGACCAGGCTGCACACCGCAGCGTTGGCCGGCTCAACCATATTGTAGGTGCATGATGTCATGGTCGCGCCTCCTGAAGCACTCAGCAATCGGGCCAGATCATACCATCCAGCCCCCGTGCCGTCAAGTCGAGCGCATTGCGAAGGTGTTCACTGTTGGGGTACAGGGACGCGGACGAGCACGGACGAACGCGGACGGAGCGTACACTCTCCGCGTTCGTCCGCGTCCCAACCCCGTACGTCTGAACAGGTACCGCATTGCGATCTCTATAGCTCAGGTAAGCGGCCGGTTGCTATTTACCCAACCGTGGCGAGCTGATCGCGCAGCTTCTGCTCGCTGGCGTAGCCCAGGTTGAGGTGCCGCACGGTACCGCGCCGGTCGAGCACCACCGTGGCCGGCACCGTCAAGATGCCGATCTGATCGACCAGATCGGGGTGTTCGAGCGCCGAGAGCGAGCGGATCGTCACGGCGTCACCAAGCGCGGCCGCCAGGCGTGTCAGTGCCGGCGCCTGGCGGTTCTTACACTCGATGCAGGTTGGCGTCGAGAAGGATACGATCGCCGGGCGCCCAGGCGGCGCCACGATCGCCAGCGGCGTGACGCCGGATAGCCGGCGCAGCTTCCAGGCCCGCCAGCCGCGCAGCAGCACCCAGCTGGCCGCGATCAGCAGCGCCAAGGCGACGAGCGCAAGAGTTCGTTCGAGTATCATCGGCCTTCTCTATCTACAGCCAGGCGACAAGACGACAAGACGACAAGATGACAAGATGACACGGTGACACGGTGACAAGGTGACTTTGCTAGCGCGCCACCTGGTGATCTTGTCACCAAGTCATTGAGTCACTGCGCCGCCTGATCATCTTATCACCAAGTCGTCGGGTCAACAGCTAGCCGCGCAGCCGAGCCAGCTGGAAATACACGAAGCAGCCGGCGCAGAAGCCAAACAACAGATTGATCGCCGCCAGCCCGATCACCACGAACGCCAGGCCCCAGCCCAGCGCGGCCGCGCCCGCAAACAGCGCCAGGGTTGCGGCCAACAGCACCGCCGCACCCAGGCCCTGGGCAAACCGGTGCGGCGCCGGGTCTTCGGCATGCACATCCGGCCGCAGCAGCCCGGCCGGGCGCAACAGATCGCGGTACGCTCGCTGGAATAGCGCAGCCTGCGGTGCTGCCGTGCCTAGCGCCATCACTACGCAGACGAACGCTACCAGCCAGGGCTGATCGGCTAGAAACGCCAGCGCCAGCAGCACGATAATACACGCCTGGTTGGTTCGCAGCGCCGTGCGATCGACCTGGCCGCGCGCCGGGGCCGGCCGCGTAGAAACTGCTTCGCCGTGCATACACCACTCCAATCGCTGATCACAGGTTATATGTGTACTAATATGATAGAATAACTAAACAATCTTGTCAAGCCCAGGCGGTATGTAGGGCTGATTAGCGATCTGTGATATACTTCTCAATCTCGCTGGTCATGCGCCGGCACGCCCCCAGCCGGCGAGCCATCCTAGAAGCATCAGGAGATTATGTCGATGAGCCAGGTATACAATTTCAACGCCGGCCCGGCCATTCTGCCGCAGCCGGTGCTCGAGCAGGCCCGCCACGAGCTGCTCGACTACCAGGGCGCCGGGATGTCGATCCTCGAAATGAGCCATCGATCGAAGCAGTACGAGGCGATCAATAGCAATGCCGAGGCCACCTTCAAGCGCCTGCTCGGGCTAGGCGACGGCTACCGGGTGCTGTTTCTGCAAGGCGGCGCGAGCACGCAGTTCGCCATGCTGCCGCTCAACTTCCTGCCACCCGGCGGCGTGGCCGACTACATCATCACCGGGGCGTGGGGCGAGAAAGCCCACGAGGAGGCCGCCAGGCTCGGCCGGGCCAACGTGGCCGCCAGCACCAAAGCCAGCGGCTACACCCGCAACCCGCGCGCCGACGAGATCGCGCTCACTGATCAGGCGGCCTACGTCCACATTACTTCGAATGAGACCATCCAGGGCGTACAGTTCGCGAGCTTCCCCGACGTAGGCGAGCGCCCGCTGGTGGCCGACATGAGCAGCGACATCCTTTCGCGCCCGCTCGATGCCAGCAAGTTCGCGCTGATCTACGCCGGCGCGCAGAAGAATCTCGGCCCGGCCGGCGTGACGGTGGCGCTGATCCGCCAGAGCTGGCTCGACAGCGCCGCGAAAACTGCGCCGACCATGCTGCGCTACGCCACCCACGCGAAGAACAACTCGCTCTACAACACGCCGCCCGTGTTCA
The sequence above is drawn from the Candidatus Kouleothrix ribensis genome and encodes:
- a CDS encoding DUF4395 domain-containing protein, yielding MHGEAVSTRPAPARGQVDRTALRTNQACIIVLLALAFLADQPWLVAFVCVVMALGTAAPQAALFQRAYRDLLRPAGLLRPDVHAEDPAPHRFAQGLGAAVLLAATLALFAGAAALGWGLAFVVIGLAAINLLFGFCAGCFVYFQLARLRG
- the serC gene encoding 3-phosphoserine/phosphohydroxythreonine transaminase, whose product is MSQVYNFNAGPAILPQPVLEQARHELLDYQGAGMSILEMSHRSKQYEAINSNAEATFKRLLGLGDGYRVLFLQGGASTQFAMLPLNFLPPGGVADYIITGAWGEKAHEEAARLGRANVAASTKASGYTRNPRADEIALTDQAAYVHITSNETIQGVQFASFPDVGERPLVADMSSDILSRPLDASKFALIYAGAQKNLGPAGVTVALIRQSWLDSAAKTAPTMLRYATHAKNNSLYNTPPVFSVYMLGLVLDWIEEHGGLEGMATRNEQKATAIYDAIDQSGGFYRGHAAPADRSRMNITFRLPSEALETQFVAESAAAGMVGLAGHRSVGGIRASIYNAMTITGCLALAAFMREFARKHG
- a CDS encoding thioredoxin family protein translates to MLERTLALVALALLIAASWVLLRGWRAWKLRRLSGVTPLAIVAPPGRPAIVSFSTPTCIECKNRQAPALTRLAAALGDAVTIRSLSALEHPDLVDQIGILTVPATVVLDRRGTVRHLNLGYASEQKLRDQLATVG
- a CDS encoding ABC-F family ATP-binding cassette domain-containing protein translates to MLQVQNLHKSFGITPILSGVSFVINDGEHVGLIGPNGAGKSTLLRCLIGQEQPDSGSITLTPPALSLGYVPQSFAEALADGTLADVVAAAQAEFVAAEAELERAAQALAGAAPLDAALAAYDAALVRFEVLGGYGREQRAAAVLAGLGLAAIDPATPARQLSGGQKTRLGLAMLLLRAPDLLLLDEPTNHLDVAALEWLEGFVRDYRGAVLVVSHDRAFLDQTVTRVLYLDPTSRAVKSYTGNYSDFAQARARERDQHAEAWKLQQEHIAQVSADIQRLKAQSLNVELASTPNDSDAKFFLSGKGGSKKVARKARARERKLERYLESDERVEKPRQRWGLKLDFGPPPPGGRAVLRVEDVSFRYPTVEETRSAGDEETAAPLLPRSASPRLLSAISFDIDYGERVALVGPNGAGKTTLLKLLAGQLVPQAGTIRLGANVRLGVMAQEQETLDLRATVLETTRNARAMSETEARNFLHLFLFSGDSVFRPVGACSLGERSRLQLALLVLRGCNLLLLDEPLNHLDIEGREHFEQALDAFEGTVIAIAHDRAFLRGFAERVIEVCDGRARLFAGDYDDYLRRA
- a CDS encoding ABC transporter ATP-binding protein, which encodes MSSRIKTFLSYYKPYRGLVIADLVCALIVSAITLVFPLCARYITKNIVGGNLSNAIDQIYMVGALMLALVIIQTLCNTFVDYRGHMIGTMMESDMRRDLFEHYQKLSFGFYDQQKTGQLMTRVTNDLESISELCHHGPEDITIGLMKFIGVFAILFMINVKFAAIIFLFLPVMLIYAVYFNRRMNIALRASKDRIGDINAQVEDTLAGIRVVQSFANESIEREKFANANNRFIASRRAGYRSEAYFYQGMVTFTQLMTIAVIIFGSIAIVRTTLDVADLATYLLYIEAIIDPIQRLVNFARLYQEGITGFERFMEIMEVVPDIRDANGALELTHVQGTIAFNAVSFKYREDYDHVLKNISLEIKAGEYVALVGASGAGKTTLCALIPRFYDVNQGEILLDGENIKHVTLRSLRKSIGIVQQDVYLFAGTVLDNIGYGRADATREDIIEAAKQAHAHDFILALPDGYATDIGQRGVKLSGGQKQRLSIARVFLKNPPILIFDEATSALDNESERAVQQALEALASNRTMIVIAHRLSTIRKAQRIVVLTDDGISEQGTHAELVASGGVYASYARFADVT